TGTTGTCCACGTTCTTTCCGCAGTGGCTGGACGGTGAGCCACTGCAGGCCGGTTGTGCGACCACGCCAGGCGATGGGGTCGATGGCTACGCACGGTCTGCGGTCGTGGCGGCCGCAACCGCGTTCACGCATGCGCCGGCCGGTTACAGCCATGCGCTGGCGGCCACCCTGACCACCGTCGGCGTCACCGCCTGGCGTGCGCTGGTCGTCAATGGCGGGCTGAAGGCGGGCGACACGGTGTTGGTGCTGGGCACCGGTGGCGTGTCGATCTTCGCGCTGCAGTTCGCCAAGGCCATGGGCGCCACTGTGATCGCCACGTCCTCGTCCGACGAGAAGCTGGACAAGGCGCGTGCGCTCGGCGCCGACCATGTCATCAACTATCGGCAGCATGCCCAGTGGTCCGCGCAGGTGCTGGAGATCACCGACGGCCGCGGTGTGGACCATGTGGTGGAAGTCGGCGGGCCGGGAACGCTTGCCCAATCGATCCGCGCGGCGCGCGTGGGTGGGCACATCGCCCTGATCGGCGTTTTGACCGGTGCCGCCGGCCCGGTGCCGACCGCCGAAATGATGGGTCGCCAGCAGCGCCTGCAGGGCTTGGTTGTCGGCAGCCGGCGGCACCAGCAGGACCTGGTGCGTGCACTGGACGGCCTGCCGCTGCGCCCGGTGATCGACCGCGCTTACCCGCTGGAGGCCATCGGCGAGGCATTCGCGCTGCAGAAGGCGGGCGGCCACCTGGGCAAGATCGTGCTGGAGTTTTGAGCAGCCAACCCGCTGCGCACACCGCCAGGCGGTCGCGGCCGGTGCTCGGTGCAATATGTTCGGGTCCGCAGGTGATACTGCCAACACTTGACGCCTCATCGCATCGCGCATCGATACAGAGGTGCGGCCGCTCGCATCCAATGCTGAGCACGTTTCACAACCGCATGCAGACTCCAACTTCAATGCTGCTTCAGGCGATCCCCAGAATCGGGTGACCCCAGGCTCAATCGCGCATGGCTGCACTCACGCGCCTGTGACCGGTGGCCCTGCACATTGATATAGAACTGTACAAGCCAGCATTGTTGGAGATGCCAGCCATGAAAGACATCAAGATGACCCGTCGCAAGGTATTGATCGCTGGCACCGCGTCCGCAGCCAGCGTCGCCGGTACCCAATTGATGGCTGCCAATGCGGTGGCGCAACGGCAGCCGGTGGAGCCGGCCAACACGTCCAGCCAGGTCGCGTTCGAGGTCAACGGCAAGCCGATCACGCTGACCCTGGATAACCGCACCACGTTGCTGGATGCGCTGCGCGAACATCTGCAGTTGACCGGCACCAAAAAAGGCTGCGATCACGGGCAATGCGGTGCATGCACGGTGATTGTGGACGGGCAACGGATGAATGCGTGTCTGTCGCTGGCGGTGATGCACCAAGGCGCAAAGGTCATCACTATCGAGGGCCTGGGAACGCCGGACATGCTGCATCCCATGCAGGCTGCATTCGTCAAACACGATGGGTATCAATGCGGCTACTGCACGCCCGGCCAGATCTGTTCGGCGGTGGCAGTGCTGGATGAGGTCAAGCGTGGCATTCCCAGTCACGTGACCGAAGACCTCACCGCC
The window above is part of the Xanthomonas cassavae CFBP 4642 genome. Proteins encoded here:
- the paoA gene encoding aldehyde dehydrogenase iron-sulfur subunit PaoA → MKDIKMTRRKVLIAGTASAASVAGTQLMAANAVAQRQPVEPANTSSQVAFEVNGKPITLTLDNRTTLLDALREHLQLTGTKKGCDHGQCGACTVIVDGQRMNACLSLAVMHQGAKVITIEGLGTPDMLHPMQAAFVKHDGYQCGYCTPGQICSAVAVLDEVKRGIPSHVTEDLTARTKLSTPELQERMSGNICRCGAYSNIVEAINDVAGERA